A window of Halobacteriovorax sp. DA5 contains these coding sequences:
- a CDS encoding Gldg family protein, with translation MKKITLSLCAIFYLIACFLFLIIPEHIFLVGATFIIALCLTLLTFYFHLEEVKNFVKSTFGKNLLSNFTAFFLIFCILAVLNLIVFKRGPIWDLSKRQLNTLSELTIKTVKKIDDKVEMVVFSNKESKNAILSLLELYKNQNPSLVTKFYDPELRPDMIAQYGVTVSPSIVLAKQEGSELKKVVVTRILELGITNGLIRLERDKDPTICFNYNAKFQDSSDNGFTGLLHVLKQSAYRLNVVDLLKANEIPKSCDVFTILEPTNDFSKEEISKLENYYFDGGRVFAAIMPNFHGEKLANIKKFFSDNGLNIANDIVMDPVNGLESSKGTAPIISRYDSLNINSDFTERVFFPLVSSITSTLPQEEKGSFHALATSTPEGWAEKKMISVIAGDVKKDSEDIEGPIDMAAAITRDGVPAIVAIGNSAFISNKFFSYQSNFKYVSNLYHWLSGQGQLTSLHSVVFKEIPLLVSDIEKKVIFYFSIVVLPLVYLVIALVLYQRRKFAA, from the coding sequence ATGAAGAAAATTACCCTAAGCCTCTGTGCCATTTTTTATCTTATTGCTTGTTTTCTATTTCTTATAATTCCTGAGCATATTTTTTTAGTTGGCGCGACATTTATCATTGCTCTTTGTTTAACTCTTCTAACTTTTTACTTTCATCTTGAAGAAGTTAAAAATTTTGTTAAGAGTACATTTGGAAAAAATCTTCTATCAAACTTTACTGCCTTCTTTCTAATATTTTGTATCCTTGCAGTATTAAACCTAATTGTTTTTAAACGAGGACCAATCTGGGACTTAAGTAAAAGACAATTAAATACTCTTTCTGAACTAACAATTAAAACTGTTAAGAAGATTGATGATAAGGTTGAAATGGTGGTCTTTTCTAATAAAGAATCAAAGAATGCTATTCTTTCACTACTTGAACTTTATAAGAATCAAAATCCTTCACTTGTGACTAAGTTTTATGATCCTGAGTTAAGGCCAGATATGATTGCTCAATATGGAGTGACAGTTTCTCCTTCAATTGTATTAGCAAAACAAGAAGGTTCAGAACTTAAGAAAGTTGTGGTGACTCGTATTCTTGAGTTAGGAATTACTAATGGTCTCATTCGACTTGAAAGAGATAAGGATCCAACTATTTGTTTTAATTATAATGCGAAATTTCAAGATAGTTCTGATAATGGTTTTACAGGACTATTACATGTTCTTAAGCAGTCGGCTTATCGTTTAAATGTAGTTGATCTTTTAAAAGCAAATGAAATTCCCAAGTCTTGTGATGTCTTTACGATTCTTGAGCCAACAAATGATTTCTCAAAAGAAGAAATCTCAAAACTAGAAAATTACTACTTCGATGGTGGTCGAGTTTTTGCAGCGATTATGCCGAATTTCCACGGAGAAAAGCTGGCAAATATAAAGAAATTCTTTTCGGATAACGGACTTAATATTGCAAATGACATCGTGATGGATCCTGTTAATGGACTTGAGTCATCAAAAGGGACTGCGCCGATTATTTCTCGCTACGATTCTTTAAATATCAATTCAGACTTTACTGAGAGAGTTTTCTTTCCGCTTGTTTCGTCCATAACTTCAACTCTACCACAAGAAGAGAAGGGAAGTTTCCATGCCCTGGCAACCTCGACGCCTGAAGGCTGGGCAGAGAAGAAGATGATTTCTGTTATCGCTGGGGATGTAAAAAAAGATAGTGAGGATATTGAAGGACCTATTGATATGGCCGCGGCCATTACAAGAGATGGAGTTCCTGCAATTGTTGCTATTGGAAACTCTGCCTTTATTTCAAATAAGTTCTTTAGTTATCAAAGTAATTTTAAATATGTATCAAATCTTTATCACTGGTTATCAGGTCAAGGACAACTGACTTCTCTACACTCAGTCGTATTTAAAGAAATTCCACTTTTAGTTTCAGATATTGAAAAGAAAGTGATTTTTTATTTCTCTATTGTTGTTCTGCCTCTTGTTTATCTTGTGATCGCTCTAGTTCTTTACCAGAGAAGGAAGTTTGCAGCTTAA
- a CDS encoding thymidine kinase, with the protein MYASHAHATGGIEVVCGPMFSGKTEELIRRVTRAQIARQKVQIFKPVIDDRYHKTNVVSHSSRHVEAEPVKDAVEILQKVYDSTRIVAIDEVQFFDATIIKVVSKLARRGIRVICAGLDQDFKSKPFGPMPELLCIADDVMKIQAICTVCGAPASKSYRLPSDNNKTVLVGEADLYEARCRAHFDYYEEDEDVKAFSISLGGLKEVNSNGEVKLNNENTI; encoded by the coding sequence ATGTACGCAAGTCACGCACACGCAACTGGTGGCATTGAAGTCGTATGCGGCCCAATGTTTTCTGGAAAAACGGAAGAACTTATCCGTCGAGTAACTAGAGCACAAATTGCTCGTCAAAAAGTTCAAATTTTCAAGCCTGTTATTGATGATCGCTATCACAAGACAAATGTCGTAAGTCACTCGTCACGTCATGTGGAAGCTGAGCCAGTCAAAGACGCAGTTGAAATCTTACAGAAGGTTTATGATTCAACTCGTATCGTGGCAATTGATGAGGTTCAATTCTTTGATGCAACAATTATCAAAGTTGTTTCAAAGTTAGCACGTCGTGGTATTCGCGTTATCTGTGCTGGTCTTGATCAAGATTTCAAATCAAAGCCATTTGGTCCAATGCCTGAGCTTTTATGTATTGCTGATGATGTTATGAAGATTCAAGCGATTTGTACTGTTTGTGGCGCACCTGCTTCGAAGTCTTACAGACTACCATCTGACAATAATAAAACAGTATTAGTAGGTGAGGCCGATCTTTACGAAGCTCGTTGTCGTGCTCACTTCGATTACTACGAAGAAGATGAAGATGTTAAGGCATTTTCGATTTCACTTGGAGGCCTAAAAGAGGTAAACTCTAATGGCGAGGTGAAATTGAACAATGAAAACACAATCTAA
- a CDS encoding uracil phosphoribosyltransferase encodes MKTQSKNSNQYKISQIEHKYGENVFILSNPLAESLLARFSSEGVIQPELNHLIHKLYFILLESVLGNSFPKEVVEVRSRMAGLTEKAIFKQEVIKREQPVLCVDLARAGTFPSHICFENLNYFLNPELIRQDHFYVQRKVDENEQVIGVDVSGSKIGGGQENAIVLLPDPMGATGGSMSFAVGHYKDKVKGRALKYISLNLIVTPEYIKRMQKDHPDVEIYALRLDRGLSPDHVLKTIPGTLWDEEVGLTGKQYIVPGAGGVGEILNNSFV; translated from the coding sequence ATGAAAACACAATCTAAAAATTCGAACCAATATAAAATTAGTCAAATCGAACATAAGTATGGAGAGAATGTTTTTATTCTCTCCAATCCTCTTGCTGAAAGTTTACTTGCACGCTTCTCAAGCGAAGGTGTTATTCAGCCAGAATTAAATCACTTAATTCATAAACTCTATTTCATTTTATTAGAATCTGTTTTAGGAAACTCGTTTCCTAAAGAAGTCGTGGAAGTGCGCTCTCGTATGGCCGGATTAACAGAGAAGGCCATCTTTAAACAAGAGGTGATAAAAAGGGAACAGCCAGTTCTTTGTGTGGACCTTGCTCGCGCTGGAACTTTTCCAAGTCATATCTGTTTTGAGAATTTAAATTACTTTTTAAATCCTGAACTAATTCGCCAAGACCATTTCTATGTTCAGCGCAAAGTCGATGAGAATGAGCAAGTCATTGGTGTTGATGTTTCGGGCTCAAAAATTGGTGGTGGCCAAGAAAATGCTATTGTTCTGCTTCCTGATCCAATGGGAGCAACAGGTGGTTCAATGTCATTTGCCGTTGGTCATTATAAAGACAAAGTTAAAGGGCGTGCACTTAAGTATATTTCACTTAATCTTATCGTAACTCCTGAGTATATTAAGAGAATGCAAAAAGATCATCCAGATGTTGAAATCTATGCTCTTAGACTTGATCGTGGGCTATCTCCAGATCATGTTCTTAAAACAATTCCAGGAACACTGTGGGATGAAGAAGTTGGGCTTACTGGAAAGCAATATATTGTTCCGGGCGCAGGTGGCGTTGGGGAAATTTTAAATAATTCATTTGTATAG
- the hpt gene encoding hypoxanthine phosphoribosyltransferase, which produces MAIETYFSEEKINERIKELATKIDSDFQGEEVVIIGVLNGAFVFVADLIRQMSSPVYFDFIGASSYKGTESTGKVSITKDIKVDIKDKNVILVEDIVDTGLTISELTKMLKERGPKTIKLATLLHKKVKTQHEVQIDYLGFEIEDKFVIGYGLDFDGRYRELPFIGIYNG; this is translated from the coding sequence ATGGCAATCGAAACTTATTTTTCTGAAGAGAAAATTAACGAAAGAATCAAAGAGCTTGCAACTAAGATTGATTCAGACTTTCAAGGTGAGGAAGTTGTGATCATTGGCGTGCTTAACGGAGCCTTCGTTTTTGTGGCCGATCTAATTCGCCAAATGAGTTCTCCTGTATATTTTGACTTCATTGGAGCAAGTTCTTACAAAGGGACCGAAAGTACTGGAAAGGTTTCCATTACAAAAGATATTAAAGTCGATATCAAAGATAAGAATGTTATTCTTGTTGAAGATATCGTGGACACAGGTCTTACAATTAGTGAGCTAACGAAAATGTTAAAAGAAAGAGGGCCTAAGACAATTAAGCTAGCGACTCTTTTACATAAGAAAGTAAAAACACAACACGAAGTTCAAATTGATTACCTCGGCTTTGAAATTGAGGATAAATTTGTTATCGGCTATGGGCTTGACTTTGATGGCCGCTACCGAGAGCTTCCGTTTATTGGAATTTATAATGGATAA
- a CDS encoding calcium/sodium antiporter, with translation MVLQVVLLILAIVMLYYGAEFALESAEKIGLALGLSPLVIGLLIVGFGTSLPEFFVSQLASYRGEPGIALGNIVGSNIANLFLILGVSGLMGRLFISGTEIKKQLLLHLALTVILGIVLLQDQIYWWGSALLIGFMLFYLWDTFASMKKERAHLGNQEQPHHMDEKIGPKEIIHLFAGFALLYGGGELLVKSGTAVALEFGISNYVISAIFVAFGTSFPELVTAIMTSRKGKNSDIITGNIIGSNIFNAAFVLGSLVFYKIKIAENFIPEMSALLFASLFLLAICFAKRAFYRIAGGVFLACYIAMVLYWVR, from the coding sequence ATGGTTTTACAAGTTGTGTTATTAATTCTTGCTATTGTTATGCTTTACTATGGTGCAGAGTTCGCTCTGGAGTCAGCTGAAAAGATTGGACTTGCTCTAGGGTTATCACCACTTGTTATCGGTTTATTAATTGTGGGCTTTGGGACTTCGCTTCCGGAATTCTTCGTTTCTCAACTTGCAAGTTATCGCGGTGAGCCGGGAATTGCTCTGGGAAATATTGTCGGCTCTAATATTGCCAACCTTTTTCTAATTCTTGGTGTATCTGGATTAATGGGACGTCTTTTCATCTCTGGAACAGAAATCAAGAAACAACTTCTTCTACACCTAGCACTTACAGTAATTCTTGGGATCGTTCTTCTACAAGATCAAATCTACTGGTGGGGAAGTGCTCTACTAATTGGTTTTATGCTTTTCTATCTATGGGACACATTTGCTTCGATGAAAAAAGAGCGTGCTCACCTAGGTAATCAAGAACAGCCTCATCACATGGATGAGAAAATAGGGCCAAAAGAAATCATTCACCTTTTTGCTGGCTTTGCCCTTTTATATGGAGGGGGAGAGTTACTGGTTAAAAGTGGAACAGCTGTTGCTCTTGAGTTTGGAATTTCAAATTATGTTATTTCGGCAATTTTCGTTGCCTTTGGTACTTCGTTCCCTGAACTGGTTACGGCAATCATGACAAGTCGTAAGGGAAAGAACTCGGATATCATTACAGGAAATATTATCGGTTCAAATATTTTCAATGCGGCTTTTGTTTTAGGTAGTTTAGTGTTCTATAAAATCAAGATTGCGGAAAACTTTATACCGGAGATGTCCGCTCTACTATTTGCTTCACTATTTTTACTAGCAATCTGTTTTGCAAAAAGGGCCTTTTACCGCATCGCTGGTGGAGTTTTCCTGGCCTGCTATATTGCCATGGTCCTATACTGGGTTCGTTAA
- a CDS encoding HD domain-containing phosphohydrolase, whose protein sequence is MSFNVLVAEPDFELSDIYVLGIENAFQGVNVIRVSNFRELKLKLQSSKDYKLIVTDYFREGDDDIFSFYDSIDCNIPSLVITSYTEAEFVNFERDVTYHKKREHLPKPFSFVKFEKLLTQLGGVSTFVQSSSAYKKINTEYFLRGTLAICDTYVKLSDSKFVKVIHRGDTFTISQIESYLDRDINYLYINKDDIDEYVKKAGEVSFLKYDPSTPAEHLDIAQKSMMTLKRLVGRYGISTGTSTVVDSYVSNISKLAQGSPKLRNLLKERENMTNYLYDHCYLTSLFAVEISKQLEWVKKDNIETLIRTAVFHDLLLEDEALARISSQEELLKAELTDYDKNLVLGHGRLISEMLEKEGLADQNMYEILINHHERPDGSGFPRGLYANQIKPLTAVFIVAHELAKQIELRNYNLDESRTIYQYLADNFGRDHFEKIIKIVDKILK, encoded by the coding sequence ATGAGCTTTAACGTACTAGTGGCCGAACCAGATTTTGAACTAAGTGATATTTATGTCTTGGGTATTGAAAATGCATTTCAAGGTGTAAATGTCATTCGTGTTTCAAACTTTCGCGAATTAAAATTAAAGCTTCAATCATCAAAAGATTATAAATTAATTGTCACAGACTATTTTAGAGAAGGTGATGATGATATCTTCTCATTCTATGATTCAATTGATTGTAATATCCCATCTCTTGTCATTACTTCATATACTGAAGCAGAGTTTGTTAACTTTGAAAGAGATGTAACTTATCATAAGAAAAGAGAACATCTACCAAAGCCATTTTCATTTGTTAAATTTGAAAAGCTTCTAACTCAATTAGGTGGTGTTTCTACTTTTGTTCAATCAAGTAGTGCATATAAGAAAATTAATACAGAGTACTTCTTAAGAGGAACTCTGGCCATTTGTGATACATACGTAAAGCTTAGTGACTCTAAATTCGTAAAGGTTATTCACCGTGGAGACACATTTACGATTTCACAAATTGAGAGCTATCTTGATCGCGATATAAACTACCTCTATATCAACAAAGACGATATCGATGAGTACGTTAAGAAAGCAGGAGAGGTTTCATTTTTAAAGTATGATCCCTCAACTCCAGCAGAGCATCTTGATATAGCTCAAAAGTCCATGATGACTCTAAAGCGCCTCGTTGGCCGCTATGGAATTAGCACAGGAACCTCTACTGTTGTTGATAGCTATGTTTCAAATATTTCAAAACTTGCGCAGGGAAGTCCAAAACTTCGAAACCTTTTAAAAGAGCGCGAGAATATGACAAATTATCTCTACGATCATTGTTATCTAACAAGCCTCTTTGCCGTTGAAATTTCAAAGCAACTAGAGTGGGTGAAGAAAGATAATATTGAAACTCTTATTCGAACAGCTGTCTTTCATGATCTTCTACTTGAAGATGAGGCCCTTGCTCGTATTTCGTCACAAGAAGAACTACTTAAGGCCGAGCTTACAGATTATGATAAGAACCTTGTCCTTGGGCACGGGCGCTTAATTAGTGAGATGCTTGAGAAGGAAGGGCTGGCAGATCAGAATATGTATGAGATTCTGATTAACCACCATGAAAGGCCAGATGGGTCCGGATTTCCTCGTGGACTTTATGCGAATCAGATTAAGCCACTAACGGCCGTCTTTATTGTTGCCCATGAACTTGCTAAGCAAATTGAGCTTCGAAACTACAATCTCGACGAAAGCCGTACTATTTATCAGTACTTAGCGGATAATTTCGGGCGCGATCACTTTGAAAAAATCATCAAAATTGTCGATAAAATCTTAAAATAA
- the tsaD gene encoding tRNA (adenosine(37)-N6)-threonylcarbamoyltransferase complex transferase subunit TsaD, which translates to MATKYILGIETSCDDTSVAVLKGDPDKISQGEVPEVLAFELFSQEQMLAQWGGVVPEIASRNHLEKLAPLIKQTIGKAGVNLSDIDLVGVTTFPGLLGPLLTGLNAAKTISLLKKVDLFAVNHLFAHLEAIHLTEKVSYPYLGLLVSGGHSLYTLVSASDEIEVLGSTIDDAAGEAYDKGGKLMGLGYPAGRIIDDLAKEGDINRFEFPIGLKTSKDCNLSFSGVKTSLRTFLDKNPQYLVKSPEDINQDTKDICASYQHAIVSALKLKLRYALEAAKEKGFNNLPIVVGGGVACNSYLRKVLQEKYKQVHFVQPKFCTDNGAMIANYAFRNYNSRIQYPDTLSIDARSRFINKKEHRKA; encoded by the coding sequence GTGGCCACTAAATATATTTTAGGTATTGAAACAAGTTGTGATGATACATCAGTAGCAGTTCTAAAGGGAGATCCTGATAAGATTTCTCAAGGTGAAGTGCCTGAGGTGTTGGCCTTTGAGCTATTTTCTCAAGAACAAATGCTCGCCCAATGGGGTGGAGTTGTTCCAGAAATTGCCTCTCGAAATCATCTTGAAAAATTAGCACCTCTTATCAAGCAAACAATTGGTAAGGCCGGTGTAAACCTTTCTGATATTGATCTTGTTGGTGTGACGACTTTCCCTGGACTGCTAGGGCCATTACTTACAGGACTTAATGCTGCTAAGACAATTTCTCTTTTAAAGAAAGTTGATCTCTTTGCAGTAAACCATCTCTTTGCTCACCTGGAAGCAATCCACTTAACAGAAAAAGTCTCATATCCATACTTAGGACTTCTCGTAAGTGGAGGCCACAGCCTCTACACACTTGTGAGCGCAAGTGATGAGATTGAAGTTCTTGGCTCAACAATTGATGACGCCGCTGGTGAAGCATATGACAAAGGTGGAAAGCTAATGGGGCTAGGCTATCCTGCTGGTCGCATTATTGATGATCTTGCAAAAGAAGGTGATATTAATCGCTTTGAGTTTCCAATAGGGCTTAAGACATCAAAAGATTGCAACCTAAGCTTTTCTGGTGTGAAGACATCTTTAAGAACCTTTCTTGATAAGAATCCTCAGTATCTTGTAAAGTCGCCAGAAGATATTAATCAAGATACAAAAGATATTTGTGCTTCTTATCAGCATGCTATCGTTTCAGCTCTTAAGCTTAAGCTACGTTATGCACTTGAAGCAGCAAAAGAGAAGGGATTTAATAATCTTCCAATTGTTGTTGGTGGTGGAGTTGCTTGTAATAGCTATCTTAGAAAAGTGCTTCAAGAAAAGTATAAGCAGGTACATTTTGTACAGCCGAAATTTTGTACCGACAATGGTGCAATGATCGCTAATTATGCTTTTAGAAACTATAATAGTCGTATCCAGTATCCTGATACACTAAGTATCGATGCCAGATCACGATTTATTAATAAGAAAGAACATAGGAAGGCCTAA
- the rsmA gene encoding 16S rRNA (adenine(1518)-N(6)/adenine(1519)-N(6))-dimethyltransferase RsmA, which yields MEESKSKLPWANKELGQHFLNNQNIITKITDDYADVAKNIIEVGPGPGILTKHLAAHDGNLNVVEMDTRMIEYLGPIVKEENILFTDALALDFDQFISDKNISDELWLVSNLPYNISTPLLLKFLQTPAIKYMTLMFQKEVADKVFAFASKKNYMGSLMALSQTYFKTSLLVKAPPGAFTPPPKVDSAVISFERLESPVIPLSEFSKFEKFLRAVFQFKRKQLGKVLKIYAPADKIAEALAKINQPLTVRAEALKLEDLQNLYKYLNE from the coding sequence ATGGAAGAATCAAAATCAAAACTACCTTGGGCCAATAAAGAACTCGGTCAGCACTTTTTAAATAATCAAAATATCATTACTAAAATTACAGATGATTATGCAGATGTTGCAAAGAATATCATCGAAGTTGGACCTGGTCCTGGAATCCTAACAAAGCATCTTGCTGCTCATGATGGCAATCTTAACGTTGTTGAAATGGATACTCGTATGATCGAATATCTTGGACCAATCGTTAAAGAAGAAAATATTCTTTTCACAGATGCCCTTGCGCTAGATTTTGATCAATTTATTAGCGATAAGAATATTAGTGACGAGTTATGGCTGGTTTCAAACCTACCATACAATATCTCGACACCACTTCTTTTAAAATTTCTACAAACACCAGCGATTAAGTATATGACGCTGATGTTTCAAAAAGAAGTTGCTGATAAGGTTTTTGCCTTTGCTTCAAAGAAGAATTACATGGGGTCTTTAATGGCCCTATCACAAACATATTTTAAGACATCTTTGCTTGTAAAAGCGCCTCCAGGTGCCTTTACACCTCCGCCAAAGGTTGACTCTGCTGTAATTAGCTTTGAGCGCCTGGAGAGTCCAGTGATTCCTCTGTCTGAATTTAGTAAATTTGAGAAATTCTTAAGAGCTGTCTTTCAATTTAAGAGAAAACAGCTTGGAAAAGTTCTTAAAATTTATGCTCCAGCGGATAAGATTGCCGAGGCCCTGGCCAAAATCAATCAGCCTTTGACAGTTAGAGCAGAAGCGCTAAAATTAGAGGACCTTCAAAATTTATATAAGTATCTAAATGAGTAA
- the smpB gene encoding SsrA-binding protein SmpB: MGKKIIAKNKRAKFDYQILELYEAGMMLVGTEVKSLRAGKVSIGESHITIDKNGEVWANNIKIPEYEFGNQFNHEEARKRKLLLNEKEIAEIAHRVKAERLTIVPTIIYFKGSRVKLEIALAKGKKLHDKRSDQQKKDVEKKLRKGDYQ; the protein is encoded by the coding sequence ATGGGAAAGAAAATAATCGCCAAAAATAAAAGAGCAAAGTTCGACTATCAAATACTTGAACTTTACGAAGCAGGAATGATGTTAGTGGGAACTGAGGTTAAGTCTTTGCGCGCTGGAAAAGTCTCAATTGGTGAGTCCCATATTACAATTGATAAGAACGGCGAAGTTTGGGCCAATAATATCAAAATCCCTGAATACGAATTTGGAAATCAATTCAATCACGAAGAGGCGAGAAAGAGAAAACTTCTTTTAAATGAGAAGGAAATTGCTGAAATCGCTCACCGTGTGAAGGCCGAAAGGCTTACGATTGTTCCAACGATCATCTATTTTAAAGGCTCACGTGTTAAGCTTGAAATTGCTCTTGCAAAAGGGAAGAAGCTTCATGATAAGAGATCTGATCAGCAGAAAAAAGATGTTGAGAAGAAGCTAAGAAAAGGGGACTATCAGTAA
- a CDS encoding multiheme c-type cytochrome yields MKKILGLLSLTFALSCQSIIDLDRDSEELKIEGPKFSILFSHSISGETHPCGCRQFPLGGLPQVAGFMSDFKKDHQYLYIDTGDMLFPSSVVPGHIEKSQKFAALSLAKGLDKLGLKYTIPGDQDLAAGLDFYKEVLSQVSFKVLVSNLADKKSLPHQEYAKIQFGKSTIFLTGIVAAGSLQSEFRDLFINPVKNFKNTLTTLKEAGFDDKNPLHKLVLMSHAGLDYDKKFAETYPMIDWIIGSHSQSFTNYSIDVGTTQIVQVLSKNHYIGEVAFSAATEKIEKEFSYHEMREQLGERIPNNPFTSYINNHKQELDSIRDKEQKSLSFADSGIKKLADTKSCLECHSDQGDHWAKTPHAISFGTLMIAKEENKTSCMQCHSLGMNEEGGYINHNDIVHFKDLKTSDAKFNAHKQKYWQDVSKAFSGVTSVRKLDAKKVKSIRVAWDKANEKHNVEHSFANVQCLNCHSMVTDHPFAIEDEAQKKAHTKAAIKNKCLGCHTSDQSPEWYKKDRDGIYSGVNDEYFDKMYQKMTH; encoded by the coding sequence ATGAAAAAAATTTTAGGACTCCTAAGCTTAACTTTCGCACTTTCGTGTCAAAGTATTATTGACCTGGATCGCGATAGTGAAGAGTTAAAAATTGAAGGACCAAAATTTTCAATCCTCTTCTCTCACTCAATCTCTGGAGAGACTCACCCATGTGGATGCCGCCAATTTCCATTAGGAGGTCTTCCGCAAGTTGCAGGCTTTATGAGTGATTTTAAAAAGGATCATCAATACCTCTATATTGACACTGGTGATATGCTCTTTCCTTCATCAGTTGTTCCTGGCCATATTGAAAAGTCTCAGAAATTTGCGGCCTTATCACTTGCAAAAGGATTAGATAAACTTGGGCTTAAATACACAATCCCAGGAGATCAGGATCTAGCTGCTGGACTTGATTTCTACAAAGAAGTACTTTCACAAGTAAGTTTTAAAGTTCTCGTTTCAAACCTTGCTGATAAGAAGTCCCTACCCCACCAAGAATATGCAAAGATTCAATTTGGAAAGAGCACAATCTTTCTAACAGGAATCGTGGCGGCCGGAAGCTTGCAATCAGAGTTTAGAGATCTATTTATCAATCCAGTTAAAAACTTTAAAAATACATTAACAACGCTTAAAGAAGCTGGCTTTGATGATAAGAATCCACTCCATAAACTAGTTCTCATGTCCCATGCTGGACTTGATTACGATAAGAAATTTGCTGAAACATACCCGATGATCGATTGGATAATTGGTTCACACTCACAAAGTTTTACAAATTACTCTATTGACGTTGGTACAACACAAATCGTTCAAGTTCTCTCAAAGAACCACTATATCGGAGAAGTCGCCTTCTCTGCAGCGACTGAAAAAATTGAAAAAGAATTCTCTTACCATGAAATGCGTGAGCAGTTGGGAGAGAGGATTCCAAATAACCCTTTTACAAGCTATATCAATAATCACAAACAAGAGCTTGATAGCATTCGCGATAAAGAACAAAAAAGCCTAAGCTTTGCTGATAGCGGTATTAAAAAGCTTGCCGATACAAAAAGCTGTCTTGAGTGTCACTCAGATCAAGGTGATCACTGGGCCAAGACACCTCACGCGATTTCTTTTGGAACTCTTATGATTGCCAAAGAAGAGAATAAAACGAGCTGTATGCAGTGTCACTCTCTTGGAATGAATGAAGAAGGTGGCTATATCAACCACAACGATATCGTGCACTTTAAAGATTTAAAAACAAGTGATGCCAAATTTAATGCTCACAAACAAAAGTACTGGCAGGATGTATCAAAGGCCTTTAGTGGTGTTACTTCTGTTCGTAAACTCGATGCTAAGAAAGTTAAATCAATTCGCGTTGCATGGGATAAGGCCAATGAGAAACACAATGTGGAGCACTCATTTGCTAATGTTCAGTGTCTAAACTGCCACTCGATGGTAACAGATCACCCATTTGCCATTGAAGATGAGGCACAAAAAAAGGCCCATACAAAAGCGGCCATTAAGAATAAATGTCTTGGTTGTCACACTAGTGACCAATCACCAGAGTGGTATAAGAAAGATCGCGATGGAATTTATTCTGGAGTAAATGACGAGTACTTCGATAAAATGTATCAAAAAATGACACACTAA
- a CDS encoding tol-pal system YbgF family protein: MKKPSLLTTITLTILMGASMTSCKTQEQIEREQKINTMSVQMQQNQKLNADSLSKVQELQDSVLQFQGQLEEYTNGKDQKLETVDQKLLKLEEQNTVLTDEVTKLTAKIEEQDKFIKEVLALLKKKETERKEIAKAKSRSPYDQAMFLYGKGKYSEARPILEKLYNENKIKGKRRGRIIHNLGMISYIQKRNDDAVTYFSTLYTSMPSSAYNANGLVYLARTFKRQGQAEQAVVTLEEMLKSFPKSRHVPTAKKLLASYKK; this comes from the coding sequence ATGAAGAAACCTTCCCTACTTACAACGATTACATTAACAATTTTAATGGGTGCTTCAATGACATCTTGTAAAACACAAGAACAAATTGAGCGCGAACAAAAGATCAATACGATGTCTGTGCAAATGCAACAGAATCAAAAGCTTAATGCTGATTCACTCTCAAAAGTACAAGAGCTACAAGATAGCGTTCTTCAATTTCAAGGGCAACTTGAAGAGTACACAAACGGTAAGGATCAAAAGCTAGAAACAGTTGATCAAAAACTTCTAAAACTAGAAGAACAGAATACTGTCTTAACTGATGAGGTAACAAAGCTTACAGCTAAGATTGAAGAACAAGATAAGTTCATCAAGGAAGTATTAGCACTCCTAAAAAAAAAAGAAACTGAAAGAAAAGAGATAGCGAAAGCAAAAAGTCGCTCACCTTATGATCAGGCCATGTTTCTTTATGGAAAAGGTAAGTACAGCGAAGCTCGTCCTATTCTTGAAAAACTCTATAATGAAAATAAAATCAAAGGTAAAAGAAGAGGTCGTATCATTCACAATCTAGGAATGATCTCGTATATCCAAAAAAGAAATGACGATGCTGTCACATACTTTTCAACTCTTTATACATCAATGCCTTCGTCTGCTTACAATGCTAATGGACTAGTTTATTTGGCCAGAACTTTTAAAAGACAAGGCCAAGCCGAACAAGCAGTTGTGACACTTGAGGAGATGCTTAAGTCATTCCCAAAAAGTCGCCACGTCCCTACTGCTAAAAAGTTATTAGCAAGCTACAAAAAATAA